The Desulfuromonas versatilis genome has a segment encoding these proteins:
- a CDS encoding acyl-homoserine-lactone synthase: MSRVLTGRALDPHINSQSLRGMFHLRHRVFFEQLGWEVRSRNGQERDGFDDLDPVYMLTGGQKGAVEGCWRLLPTTGDYMLEKIFPQLARGAEIPKDESIWEISRFAVLPSGSASRQQANLCSLTFDLLRAGVDFADRNGIRHYVFVTSVAVERLLKRVGLPLRRFGDGQAVRVGKVLSVACWIDIDDHTRQAVCGANAPAREAA; this comes from the coding sequence ATGAGCAGAGTCCTTACCGGACGGGCCCTCGACCCGCACATCAATAGCCAAAGCCTCAGGGGCATGTTTCATCTGCGCCACCGGGTGTTCTTCGAACAGCTGGGCTGGGAGGTGCGCAGCCGCAACGGCCAGGAGCGGGACGGTTTCGACGACCTGGACCCGGTCTACATGTTGACCGGGGGGCAAAAGGGAGCCGTCGAGGGATGTTGGCGGCTGCTGCCGACCACCGGCGACTACATGCTCGAGAAAATCTTTCCCCAGCTGGCGCGGGGGGCCGAGATCCCCAAGGACGAGTCGATCTGGGAGATCAGCCGCTTTGCCGTACTCCCCTCAGGGAGCGCTTCGCGCCAGCAGGCCAATCTCTGTTCGCTCACTTTCGACCTGCTGCGGGCCGGAGTCGATTTCGCCGACCGCAACGGCATCCGTCATTACGTATTCGTTACCAGCGTGGCGGTTGAGCGCCTGCTCAAACGGGTGGGGCTGCCGCTGCGCCGTTTCGGCGATGGACAGGCGGTGCGCGTCGGCAAGGTGCTCTCGGTGGCCTGCTGGATCGACATCGACGACCACACCCGCCAGGCGGTCTGCGGAGCCAACGCCCCGGCCCGGGAGGCGGCATGA
- a CDS encoding response regulator, which translates to MRVLFVGSHPRARALFRLLCGRDRQAVLHSANGLTSVRLLLETGNRYDFAILSGREGTADCLAMAGELRAANPRVTIAYLSMAEQEPPRARGWNRLLGAFEKSSQGPRMLNCVLALPSAAAGNCARDLGEVIFEYQAPCTPKRAIAP; encoded by the coding sequence ATGAGGGTTCTTTTCGTCGGCAGCCATCCGCGGGCCAGGGCGCTTTTTCGCCTGCTTTGCGGCAGGGACCGGCAGGCGGTGCTGCACAGCGCCAACGGCCTGACCTCGGTGCGGCTGCTTCTGGAGACGGGCAACCGCTATGATTTCGCCATCCTGAGCGGCAGAGAGGGTACCGCGGATTGCCTGGCCATGGCCGGGGAGCTGCGGGCGGCCAACCCCAGGGTGACCATCGCCTATCTGTCCATGGCAGAGCAGGAGCCGCCACGGGCCCGGGGCTGGAACCGCTTGCTGGGCGCGTTCGAAAAAAGCTCCCAGGGGCCGCGGATGCTCAATTGCGTCCTGGCCCTGCCGAGCGCGGCGGCGGGCAACTGCGCCCGGGACCTTGGGGAGGTTATTTTCGAATACCAGGCCCCCTGCACCCCGAAACGCGCCATCGCGCCCTGA
- a CDS encoding putative bifunctional diguanylate cyclase/phosphodiesterase gives MGFENFFENAVQCMLLISADERILRVNSAAEELLARSADTLVGQAVVDLLPEEDLQRWKILRQPDDAGAGNRFRFDLDCLRGDGRPVSVRLSLQPGPEDPGEGRSYVITLEDRSALQRMESRLEYLTHFDPLTGLANRGLFRDRLGHALAKACRQKQHLALLLLNINRFRSVNSSCGQKIGDELLKKVAARLKSCVRVTDTVARIDGGRFAILLEDLHSNEPVSPVLRKIMQVLGVHFLIEDQEFFLKFGVGIAFYPEDAEDPEALLRNAETAMCRAREEGRNWYQYYTQEMNAHARERLRLESSLHRALERGEFELYYQPKLEVASGRVVGFEALLRWNHPQCGRIGPGDFIPLLEETGLIHPVGRWVLWEACRQAVLWRRSGREALRMAVNISARQFMDREFIGLLEHALMETGMDPADLELELTESALMKASPETSRALEAIAALGVRIAIDDFGTGYASMEYLKRFPVRSLKIDRGFIGGIVDNPSDAAITLAILTLARSLELDLVAEGVESPEQLELLHSWGCGEVQGFLFAAPGPAVDFDSWSVKDWLCPTPPTLLH, from the coding sequence GTGGGTTTCGAAAACTTTTTCGAAAATGCCGTCCAGTGCATGCTGCTGATCAGCGCCGATGAGAGAATCCTGCGCGTCAATTCGGCGGCGGAGGAGCTGCTGGCCCGCTCCGCCGACACCCTGGTCGGGCAGGCGGTGGTCGATCTGCTGCCGGAGGAAGATCTGCAGCGCTGGAAAATCCTCCGGCAGCCAGACGATGCCGGGGCCGGCAACCGCTTTCGCTTTGATCTGGACTGCCTGCGGGGTGACGGGCGCCCGGTGTCGGTCCGCCTTTCGCTGCAGCCCGGTCCCGAGGATCCCGGAGAAGGCAGGTCCTATGTCATAACCCTCGAGGATCGTTCGGCCCTTCAGCGCATGGAGTCCCGCCTGGAATACCTGACCCATTTCGACCCCCTGACCGGTCTGGCCAACCGCGGCCTGTTCCGCGACCGACTGGGCCATGCCCTGGCCAAGGCCTGTCGGCAGAAACAGCACCTTGCCCTGCTGCTGCTGAACATCAACCGGTTTCGCTCCGTCAACAGCTCCTGCGGTCAGAAGATCGGTGACGAACTGTTGAAAAAGGTGGCTGCCAGGCTCAAATCGTGTGTTCGCGTCACCGATACCGTGGCGCGCATCGATGGCGGCCGGTTCGCCATTCTGCTGGAAGACCTGCATTCGAACGAGCCGGTTTCTCCGGTGCTGCGCAAGATCATGCAGGTTCTGGGGGTACACTTTTTGATTGAAGACCAGGAGTTTTTTCTCAAATTCGGTGTCGGCATCGCTTTTTATCCCGAGGATGCGGAAGACCCCGAAGCGCTGCTGCGCAATGCCGAAACCGCCATGTGCCGGGCCCGCGAAGAGGGGCGCAACTGGTACCAGTACTACACCCAGGAGATGAACGCCCACGCCCGGGAGCGGCTGCGGCTGGAGAGCTCACTTCACCGGGCCTTGGAACGGGGCGAATTCGAACTGTACTACCAGCCCAAGTTGGAGGTTGCCAGCGGCCGGGTTGTCGGTTTCGAAGCCCTGCTGCGCTGGAACCATCCGCAGTGTGGGCGTATCGGTCCGGGCGACTTCATCCCGCTGCTCGAAGAGACCGGCCTCATTCACCCGGTGGGGCGTTGGGTACTGTGGGAGGCCTGCAGGCAGGCGGTTCTTTGGCGGCGAAGCGGCCGCGAGGCGCTGCGCATGGCGGTGAACATTTCCGCCCGGCAGTTCATGGACCGGGAATTTATCGGCCTGTTGGAGCATGCCCTGATGGAGACCGGCATGGACCCCGCCGACCTGGAACTCGAGTTGACCGAGAGCGCGCTGATGAAGGCGAGCCCGGAAACCTCCAGGGCGCTCGAGGCGATAGCGGCGCTCGGGGTTCGCATCGCCATCGACGACTTCGGAACCGGCTATGCTTCGATGGAATACCTGAAGCGCTTTCCCGTTCGCTCCCTGAAAATCGACCGGGGATTCATTGGCGGCATCGTCGACAATCCAAGCGATGCGGCGATCACTCTGGCCATCCTGACCCTGGCGCGCAGTCTTGAACTCGACCTGGTGGCCGAGGGGGTGGAAAGCCCAGAGCAGCTGGAGTTGCTGCACTCCTGGGGGTGCGGGGAGGTCCAGGGATTTCTGTTCGCCGCACCGGGGCCGGCCGTCGATTTCGATAGCTGGAGCGTAAAGGACTGGCTGTGCCCGACCCCTCCCACCCTGCTCCACTGA
- a CDS encoding PstS family phosphate ABC transporter substrate-binding protein translates to MLLLGAASPPASSKKLVIAGTGDSLRLLGVLGRAFEGHYPAIATEVPPSVGSTGGIKRLFEGDCDLARVARPLDAQETRLGLGYRLFAYSPVVFVANLPSSCIEGVAAEQVIGIYSGALDSWDQLSPACEQQKIYVANREEGDSSRRVIEQRLPAFKAIPAFAGEVLYSTQEALRILERYPYTIGYLPLASALGSSLKILAFDGNLPQVTDGGAQNYPLLVPLGIVWKGQLQGPRRQFVEFLSSSEARELVRANGALPASGP, encoded by the coding sequence ATGCTGCTTTTGGGAGCCGCCTCGCCCCCGGCGAGCAGCAAAAAGCTGGTCATCGCCGGCACCGGGGACAGCCTGCGGTTGTTGGGTGTCCTGGGGCGGGCTTTCGAGGGCCATTACCCGGCGATCGCCACGGAGGTGCCGCCCAGCGTCGGCAGCACCGGCGGGATCAAGCGTCTGTTCGAAGGCGACTGCGACCTCGCCAGGGTGGCCCGCCCCCTGGATGCCCAAGAGACCCGGCTCGGCCTCGGCTACCGCCTGTTCGCCTACTCCCCCGTGGTTTTCGTGGCCAACCTGCCCTCCTCCTGCATCGAGGGGGTTGCGGCGGAGCAGGTCATAGGGATCTATTCCGGGGCCCTCGACTCCTGGGACCAGCTGAGTCCCGCCTGCGAACAGCAGAAAATCTACGTCGCCAACCGCGAGGAAGGCGATTCCTCCCGCCGGGTAATAGAACAGCGCCTGCCCGCCTTCAAGGCCATTCCGGCCTTTGCCGGAGAAGTTCTCTACAGCACCCAGGAAGCCCTGCGCATTCTTGAGCGCTACCCCTACACCATCGGCTATCTCCCCCTGGCCAGCGCCCTGGGCAGCTCCCTGAAAATACTTGCTTTCGATGGGAATTTGCCGCAGGTCACGGACGGCGGCGCCCAGAACTACCCTCTGCTGGTCCCCCTGGGGATTGTCTGGAAGGGGCAGCTGCAGGGGCCAAGGCGGCAGTTTGTCGAGTTTCTCTCCAGCTCCGAAGCCAGGGAACTGGTCCGGGCCAACGGCGCTTTGCCGGCATCGGGACCCTGA
- a CDS encoding ATP-binding protein — MLSLKTKITGAFALAVILTVLLLGGLSHLLLVQTLTEVQQQEMHQFARSTVKDLSQFLHHHEEIMARMDTRDYHSKRGDLPLAKHFSRFTEEFPVLIYLDRAGEEKLRLVRGSIALPMQNWSSHELFRKAMASPNQVVYSRAELCPDLGEPVVWMAVARFGYFGDEFFGILVGGIPLSAFSAVCSQESSGNCCDILIIDDNGQLLHHPEGPGLLHPLGGSAAAARQLLRQTPMEQGFARATLQGRDVFVAYEPLQPLGWSVVAQLPHEEFMAAPKRLRTLTLAICLSILAAGCLVSHLFSQRLTTAIDQLIAQTGHVAGGDFSRRVETGSGDELSRLAAAFNTMTETLQATTQARDSVDEILQSIIDPLIVADADGRLVKVNASAVRLFGHTEKELLGQTLSSLFGAGETVARQGELFRLLGLGPVSNLETRVITREGHAVPVLLSCSLCGSGSGQGPAGVVGIIKDITERKRVAEERSRALAEAEAARDRIDAMLRSVAEALVVTDLEQRLLLMNPAAEQLLGIGLEDALGRPLRTVIKVPGLRDHLLAALPGPQEQLKELEVFDHGRRENRILQATTAAVKNREGKKSGYITSLRDVTEERLVERLKNEFISTAAHELRTPLTSVMGYAELLLKPEDFGGFTREQQQEFLGEIYEKTEVLARIVGDLLDIARIESGQAVPLDRVECSLDRSIAKVVRHYQVHHPDHRLEVHLEAAEGHRVLADENKMVQVLENLVSNAVKYSPRGSRVAVTSRVVDAGYLILVEDEGIGMSADQVRRIFDKFYRVDASDTAVGGLGLGMSIVRNIVEAHDGTIEVDSTPGQGTRVRVILPLSASSSRIWESEAAAASRS; from the coding sequence ATGCTCTCGCTCAAAACGAAAATCACCGGGGCCTTCGCCCTTGCCGTCATCCTCACCGTGCTGCTGCTGGGAGGGTTGAGCCACCTGCTGCTGGTTCAGACCCTGACCGAGGTTCAGCAGCAGGAGATGCACCAGTTTGCCCGCAGCACGGTCAAGGATCTCAGCCAGTTCCTGCATCACCACGAAGAGATCATGGCACGGATGGACACCCGGGATTACCACAGCAAGCGGGGAGACCTGCCCCTGGCCAAACACTTCTCCCGGTTCACGGAGGAGTTTCCGGTCCTTATCTACCTGGACCGGGCGGGGGAGGAAAAACTTCGCCTGGTGCGCGGGAGCATCGCCCTGCCGATGCAGAACTGGAGTTCGCACGAGCTGTTCCGCAAGGCGATGGCCAGTCCCAACCAGGTGGTCTATTCCAGGGCCGAACTCTGTCCCGACCTGGGAGAGCCGGTGGTGTGGATGGCGGTTGCCCGCTTCGGTTATTTTGGCGATGAATTTTTCGGGATTTTGGTGGGCGGGATTCCCCTTTCGGCTTTTTCCGCAGTCTGTTCGCAGGAATCGTCGGGCAATTGCTGCGACATTCTGATCATTGACGACAACGGCCAGCTGCTTCACCATCCCGAAGGGCCCGGCCTGCTTCATCCCCTCGGGGGGTCCGCGGCGGCCGCCCGTCAGTTGCTGCGCCAGACTCCGATGGAACAGGGATTTGCCCGGGCGACGCTGCAGGGCAGGGATGTCTTCGTCGCCTACGAGCCTCTGCAGCCCCTGGGGTGGTCGGTCGTGGCGCAGCTGCCGCATGAAGAATTCATGGCGGCGCCCAAGCGGCTGAGGACCCTGACCCTGGCCATCTGCCTGAGCATTCTAGCCGCCGGCTGCCTGGTTTCCCACCTGTTTTCCCAGCGGCTCACCACCGCCATCGACCAGCTCATCGCCCAGACCGGTCATGTCGCCGGGGGGGATTTCAGCCGGCGGGTGGAAACCGGTTCCGGCGATGAACTCAGCAGGCTCGCGGCCGCCTTCAATACCATGACCGAAACGCTGCAGGCGACCACCCAGGCCCGCGACTCGGTGGACGAGATCCTGCAGTCGATCATCGACCCCCTGATCGTGGCCGACGCCGACGGGCGACTGGTGAAGGTCAACGCCTCGGCGGTGCGGCTGTTTGGGCATACCGAGAAGGAGCTGCTGGGGCAAACCCTCTCGTCCCTGTTTGGCGCAGGCGAAACCGTTGCCCGCCAGGGCGAGCTGTTCCGGTTGCTGGGACTCGGACCGGTGAGCAACCTGGAAACCCGGGTAATCACCCGCGAAGGGCACGCGGTACCGGTTCTGCTCTCCTGCTCCCTGTGCGGCAGCGGCTCGGGGCAAGGGCCAGCCGGGGTGGTGGGAATCATCAAGGACATCACCGAGCGCAAGCGGGTGGCCGAGGAGCGCAGCCGGGCCCTGGCCGAGGCCGAAGCGGCCCGCGACCGGATCGACGCCATGCTGCGTTCGGTGGCCGAGGCCCTGGTGGTGACGGACCTCGAACAGCGTCTGTTGCTGATGAACCCGGCCGCCGAGCAGCTTCTCGGGATCGGGCTGGAGGATGCTTTGGGACGCCCGCTGCGGACGGTGATCAAAGTTCCGGGCTTGCGCGATCATCTGCTTGCGGCTCTGCCCGGTCCGCAGGAGCAGCTCAAGGAATTGGAGGTCTTCGACCACGGCCGGCGGGAAAACCGGATCCTGCAGGCAACCACGGCGGCGGTAAAAAACCGGGAGGGAAAAAAGTCCGGCTACATCACCAGTCTGCGCGACGTCACCGAGGAGCGCCTGGTCGAGAGGCTGAAAAACGAATTCATCAGTACCGCCGCCCACGAACTCAGGACCCCGCTGACCTCGGTCATGGGCTACGCGGAACTGCTGCTCAAGCCCGAGGATTTCGGCGGCTTTACTCGGGAACAGCAGCAGGAGTTCCTTGGGGAAATTTACGAGAAGACCGAGGTGCTGGCCCGGATCGTGGGGGATTTGCTGGATATCGCCCGGATTGAGTCGGGCCAGGCGGTTCCCCTCGACAGGGTCGAATGTTCGCTGGATCGCTCGATTGCCAAGGTCGTTCGCCACTACCAGGTGCATCATCCGGACCATCGGCTGGAGGTCCACCTGGAGGCCGCCGAGGGCCACCGGGTTCTGGCCGATGAGAACAAGATGGTCCAGGTGCTGGAAAACCTGGTCAGCAACGCCGTGAAATATTCGCCCCGGGGAAGCCGCGTGGCGGTGACCAGCCGGGTCGTCGACGCCGGCTACCTGATCCTGGTCGAAGACGAGGGGATCGGCATGAGCGCGGACCAGGTGCGCAGGATCTTCGACAAGTTCTACCGGGTCGACGCCTCGGACACGGCCGTCGGCGGCCTCGGGCTGGGGATGAGCATCGTCAGGAATATCGTTGAAGCCCACGACGGCACGATCGAGGTGGATAGCACACCCGGCCAAGGGACCCGGGTCAGGGTCATTCTGCCGCTGTCGGCGAGTTCCTCGCGGATCTGGGAGTCCGAGGCTGCCGCCGCCAGCCGTTCCTGA